From Pseudoliparis swirei isolate HS2019 ecotype Mariana Trench unplaced genomic scaffold, NWPU_hadal_v1 hadal_190, whole genome shotgun sequence, a single genomic window includes:
- the LOC130191625 gene encoding E3 ubiquitin-protein ligase rnf146-like has protein sequence MASCGEVDRSVSSLPSSKKSSNNSGGGNGAESACSGPGGSAPAPSVPECAICLQSCVHPVQLPCHHVFCFLCVKGAAWQSKRCALCRQDVPDDFLERPTLLSPEELKASAGGRGGAASDHAWYYEGRNGWWQYDERTSRELEDASSKGKHTAEMLIAGFLYVADLENMVQYRRNEHGRRRKMKRDVLDIPKKGVAGLRLDGVVGAAGRENSADGADTTAAGVPAALTAPPSLGGGGAALEDALSRLQIAPRPTPSNERSGEGEEVDEEEEVTPSRSSDPHTSVDESVSGDWSDDEEEEDEEGGDGERVEPWEDRPSSGRVFASSLQQGALQDA, from the coding sequence ATGGCTAGTTGTGGAGAGGTCGACCGCTCCGTCAGCTCGCTGCCATCCAGTAAGAAAAGCAGCAACAACAGTGGCGGCGGGAACGGCGCCGAGTCGGCGTGCTCCGGCCCCGGCGGCTCGGCCCCGGCGCCGTCCGTCCCGGAGTGCGCCATCTGTCTGCAGAGCTGCGTCCACCCCGTCCAGCTGCCCTGCCACCACGTCTTCTGCTTCCTGTGCGTGAAGGGAGCGGCCTGGCAGAGCAAGCGCTGCGCGCTCTGCAGACAGGATGTACCGGACGACTTCCTGGAGAGGCCCACGCTCCTTTCCCCGGAGGAGCTGAAGGCCTccgcgggggggcggggcggggcggCGAGCGACCACGCCTGGTACTACGAGGGCCGCAACGGCTGGTGGCAGTACGACGAGCGGACCAGCCGCGAGCTGGAGGACGCCTCCTCCAAGGGGAAGCACACGGCCGAGATGCTGATCGCCGGCTTCCTGTACGTGGCCGACCTGGAGAACATGGTGCAGTACCGGCGCAACGAGCACGGGCGCCGGCGCAAGATGAAGAGGGACGTGCTGGACATCCCCAAGAAGGGCGTGGCGGGGCTGCGTCTGGACGGCGTGGTCGGGGCGGCCGGGCGAGAGAACTCTGCCGATGGGGCGGATACGACGGCGGCGGGGGTCCCCGCCGCGCtcacagcccccccctccctcggggggggcggggctgccCTGGAGGACGCACTCTCCCGACTGCAAATCGCCCCTCGGCCCACGCCTTCAAATGAGCGGTctggggaaggagaggaagtcgacgaggaagaggaggtcacGCCCTCCCGGTCCTCTGACCCTCACACCTCAGTGGACGAGTCCGTCTCTGGAGACTGGAgcgacgatgaagaggaggaggatgaagaggggggagatggagagcgCGTCGAGCCCTGGGAGGACAGGCCGTCCAGTGGACGGGTCttcgcctcctccctccagcagggggcgctccaGGATGCCTGA
- the mdh2 gene encoding malate dehydrogenase, mitochondrial — MFARAVRPAVRPAASLARSLSTGAQSRAKVAVLGASGGIGQPLSLLLKNSPLVSQLSLYDINHTLGVAADLSHIETRAQVTGYMGAEQLDAALQGCDVVVIPAGVPRKPGMTRDDLFNTNATIVATLADAVARNCPEAVICVIANPVNSTIPIASEVMKKYGVYNPNKVFGVTTLDIVRANAFVADLKGLDPARVNVPVIGGHAGVTIIPLISQCSPKVDFPAEQLAALTSRIQDAGTEVVKAKAGAGSATLSMAYAGARFTFSVLDAMNGKEGVVECGYVRSEETECKYFSTPLLLGKNGIEKNLGLGRLTAYEEQLVAGAVSELKASIKKGEDFVANRK, encoded by the coding sequence ATGTTCGCCCGCGCCGTGAGACCCGCCGTGAGACCCGCCGCCAGCCTGGCCCGAAGCCTCTCCACCGGCGCGCAGAGCCGCGCCAAGGTGGCGGTGCTCGGCGCGTCCGGCGGCATCGGCCAGCCGCTGTCGCTGCTCCTGAAGAACAGCCCGCTGGTGAGCCAGCTCTCGCTGTACGACATCAACCACACCCTCGGCGTGGCGGCGGACCTCAGCCACATCGAGACCCGGGCCCAGGTCACCGGCTACATGGGGGCCGAGCAGCTGGACGCCGCCCTGCAGGGCTGCGACGTGGTGGTCATCCCCGCCGGGGTGCCCCGCAAACCCGGCATGACCCGCGACGACCTGTTCAACACCAACGCCACCATCGTCGCCACCTTGGCCGACGCCGTCGCCCGCAACTGCCCCGAGGCCGTGATCTGCGTCATCGCGAACCCGGTCAACTCCACCATCCCGATCGCCTCCGAGGTCATGAAGAAGTACGGCGTCTACAACCCCAACAAGGTGTTCGGGGTCACCACGCTGGACATCGTCAGGGCCAACGCCTTCGTGGCCGACCTCAAAGGCCTGGACCCCGCTCGGGTCAACGTGCCGGTCATCGGAGGTCACGCCGGGGTCACCATCATCCCCCTCATCTCCCAGTGCTCCCCCAAAGTGGACTTCCCCGCCGAGCAGCTGGCGGCTCTGACCAGCCGGATCCAGGACGCCGGCACCGAGGTGGTGAAGGCCAAGGCCGGAGCCGGGTCCGCCACCCTCTCCATGGCCTACGCCGGGGCCCGCTTCACCTTCTCCGTCCTGGACGCCATGAACGGGAAGGAGGGCGTGGTGGAATGCGGCTACGTCCGGTCCGAGGAGACGGAGTGCAAGTACTTCTCCACCCCGCTGCTGCTGGGGAAGAACGGCATCGAGAAGAACCTGGGCCTGGGCCGGCTGACGGCCTacgaggagcagctggtggCCGGCGCCGTGAGCGAGCTCAAGGCCTCCATCAAGAAGGGCGAGGACTTCGtggccaacaggaagtga